GCCACCTTGATGGGTGAGTGGGTGCCCCTGATTAGGCCTCAAGGTTCATCTTCCAGCGTTGGAGGTAAGAACCAAGTTTTCAATAGGTTCTTGTCTTCAACACGCCGGTTGTCAATAACACCTACGCCTCCTCCTCAGAAGTCCATGTCTTTCTCGCCTTCTTCAGGAAAGAATTTGCAGGTGAACGTTAGTCCGCAGTCTCCTGATGAAAACAACTTGTTTAAGAAATTGTTGCCAAGTCCAAAGTTTAGAGATGCTTTGCTGTTTCGGAAGTCAGCGGAAAAAGATGACAATGATTCTGAGAAGGATGGCTTTTTCAAGAGGCTTTTAAGGGATAGCAAAGGTGAGGATGAGTTGGGCCAGAAAATCCGAGATGCATTTCACTTCAGAAAGTCAACCGAGAAATATGATGAAGACTCTGACAAGGATAATTTCTTTAAAAGGATCTTAAGGGACAATAGAGGTGATGATGAAGACTCTGAAAAGGATGGCTTCTTTAAAAGGCTCTTGAGGGACAATAAAGGCGAGGTGGAGGGTTCCCCCTCAAGTTCGGATGGAATTTTTAAGAGATTGTTTCGTGATAGCAAGAATGATTCTGAGGATAAAACACCGACCAAAATGATGGCAGAAGAGGAGAAAGAAGGATTTTTCCGTAAGTTTTTGAGGGAAAAATTTGAAGATAAGAAGGATTCGAATGATGAAGGAGAAAATGCTAATTCCGAAGAGAGAGGTGCAAAGCATTCTGAACAGGATGAAAAAGAAGGGTTTTTCCGAAAATTTGTTAAGGATATATTTGAGGACAAGAAAGATGCAAATGATAAAATTGAAGAAGGTACTGCCACTATTGAGGAGGAAGAGCCTTCTGAATTTCCTTTGTTCAAAAGATTATTTCGTGTGCACCCTGAAGATGGTAAAAGTAGTTCAACCAATGAAAACAACGGTGAAAGTAGTCCAGGTACAGAAAATTTCTTCCGCAAATTGTTTAGAGATCGTGAACGTTCAGTTGAAGATTCAGAACTATGGGGGTCGAATAAGCAGAAAGAGGTCTGTTGCAtatttactaacaattaatatttGTGTTTGTCTTCTGGAAGAAAGTaaaccaaatatttttttagtggAACCCCATATTCATGCACGACACAttgattaattttctttttatgatAAGTCATAAAGGCACTCTAACATCTTGATTTGAAGtctgcttttataattttaatatagatTTTGGCATTGGTTTATTTATTCAATATCCACATGCTTTTCTATATGGACTCATTATCAATGTTATGTGCATGAGTGCAAGACATAATGCAAACCTGACAGAGTCTTGATTATGAtatttacaaatgaaatctctTACTGCATTTGCTGGTTAGAGTTAGAAGAGAAATATTTGTATTTATGGATTCTGAAATCTGTTGTCATTTCTTTGTTGTATACTTTGTTGGGTTTTTACTATTGAGAAATGGTGATAGGGCATTCTCCCATGTATGACATCCTTATGCCTCAGTTGGATGCTGTTAATTTTATGTTACTTTAGCAGAAGCATCCTGAATCACCTGAGAAATTTGCAACAAAACCTCCACTTCCATTCAATCAATCACATTTCCGTAAAGTAGCTTACCATGAGTCATTGGAATTTGTGCTGTCATTATGCGAGACATCATTTGGGTTAGTTGATGTATTTCCAGTTGAAGACCGCAAACATGCTTTGCATGaggttattttttttatatttttaatgataatatgtatgtatatatttaCTTATTTGAACCTGTTCCATCGTTGGCTTCTGACACCTATTTGTTGCTGTTTCtgtgttttaacttttaagtcTCTAGCAGAGATCAATTTACATTTGACAGAGGCACAGAATACTGGAGGTACTTCTTAACTGTGAATGATATGATGTCAATATTGTTCTTTGATGCTGAAAGGATTTACTATTTGTCATGTGTTTCGTCCAAACAGAATCAGATGTCATTTTATTCCCAAAATCTAGTCTGAGAAATTCTCCTTGTGGCAATGGCACCAATTTCCATATTTCTTTAGTTGCCTTGCTTTGCATGTTTAGAAACTTCCATTCTGATGTTTATTGGGAGGGCCATTTTGTTAGTGGTACTGTTAATCAACTTTTCATTTGTGCACTCAAGGAATTGTTGGCTGTTGTTAGTTCTTTGCTTTTAAACTCACTTTTTTGGTGTGTAATTTGTGTGTATGCATTCTTTTATTTATGGGTTCACTTGGTTCTTATTTATCTATGAATCTTGCTTTCCTTATTCCTAGgagtttgttttcctttgggaaAGGGCATGTACCGTGTGCTTTATATTCCTGAAGATGAAGCTGTTCTCTTGAATTCTAGGGAGAAGGCGCCTTACATGATCTGTGTTGAAGTATTGAGATGTGACATGACAAGGTATTACTTCAATAGTAATCCCCAtgagttttaaaaaatatagcaGTTCATAAAATGAGAAACATATTTCTGATATATTCCCTTCACTACAAAACATTTATCATAGCAATTCCAAGGACACGTCCAGTCCTCATAAACTTTCCAAAGGTGGAATTCCCTTGGCAAATGGAGATGCTCTCTTGCCAAAACCACCACCATGGGCTTATCCACTGTGGACAACACAAGAGGTTTATCGTAATAGCAATGATAGGATGTCAAGATCAACTGCTCGGGCAATTGACCAGGCAATGACTCATGTATCCGAGGCAAAAGTCAACTTTGTTAGTGTGAGTCTTTCTGTAGAATCACAATTACATGTTCAGCCAGAGAAAACTGAAGTGGATCTGCATGTTAGCAGTCGAGGTCCTTATAGTAACAGTGTTGGTGAAATGGCAAGGGGAGGACGTAACAGTGATGTGAAGTGCGTACGGGTAGTGCTGACCACTGATCCTGGGCTTAGAATGGAGGATATTGGGGAACAAGCACCTAGACGGCGGAGGGAACATCGTCGTGTGCCAAGTACAGTGGCAATAGAGGAAGTAAAAGTGAGTCTTCTGTTGATTTGGTGATATTGATGCTGCTATTTGCATTACTTTCTTCTATATTGCATTCAAGCTTTGTTTTCAAAACACTTGATCTGGTTTCCATTATCAGTGCCCATattgcaaaataaataattcagcGATTTTACAATGTAGTTATTTCAGCAGCATGAAGTCAACTGTTTCTTTGCATGTATACACATGTCTGCCAGTCAAcataattagtttttaatttgaaaagaCTGGCCAAGTTATCTTATTACAATAATATAACGAGTAACTCGAATCATTAAGTTACTCATGCATTCAGTAGGTAGATTGTTGATATTAATCTGTAATGCGGATCCATGACTTCATTTAGTTAAAGATTATGCATTGATTATGCATTTCACACTGGTTAGTTCCACTTTGCTTGGGGATATTGCCATTTTCAGTTTATTAAGTCTTTGGACATCCCTCTTCCCTTCTGCTAGCTTTTGGTATTAATTTAGACCTACTCAGTTTTGAGATGTGTTAGACCCTAATCTATTGTTGTTATTGGGCCACTGTAGATGCCAGCCCTAGGTTTAGAGTTTGTGTGTTGTGTCCGTTGCTTGGAGATATGGGCATGATAACCTTTATAATTGCTTGGGCTTCTCACCCCCCACCAGCTAGCTTCTGGGGTTGTTAGATCTACACAATTCTAAAACAGACCATGACATGTAGATAATTCATTTCTTTGTATGATTCCTCCCAATCAATGTTACTGTAATAGTTTTTGCTGACATTTCAACTTCTCTAGGCGGCGGCTGCTAAAGGGGAAGCACCTCTTGGACTTCCTTTGAAAGGTGCTGGTCAGGATTCATCAGATGCACAACCAAGGGTAAGAAATGTTGTAGAAGTTCTTAATTGTTTTGAAATATCGAGCTGTTAGTATGACCTGTTCCTCTTGACAGGCTAATGGAATTGCCCGCAAAGCGAGTGATGCCTTGTCTGGTGAACTTTGGGAGGCAAAGAAAGAGAGGATACGCAAGGCTTCCATTCACGGCAATTCACCTGGTTGGGACTTGAGATCTGTAAGTAcatttgttaattaaaaaaataaaaaaaagcaatGCTGTTATTTTCTGAAGTCATGGGGTCTtgattttaatgaataaaatatCTGATGATCAATAGTTGTTTGTTGCCTAAAGTAAGGTCATTTGTTTGTTTAGAGATTTGTATTAAAACTATTCATCCAAGCAATAAAACTGTCTCTCTCCCCTTccaaccccccccccccccccaaaccCTATTTTTTTTCTCCCATATGGTTCTTTCTGTACTTTGGTTGAGAATAAATGCTTCAAGATGATATTCTTTCAAGCAAGATGACACAATATTCCTTTTTACATAGGTTATTGTAAAGAGCGGTGATGATTGCAGGCAGGAGCATCTGGCGGTTCAACTAATTTCACATTTCTATGGTGGGGGCTCTCTTTTACTTCTCTTCCCTTTGTTTTTGGTGTTGATATTGGAATGAAGCCCAAAGGGAAAGATCATTTCAAATTGAATATATTCAGAATTTCACATATACGGTGTCCATTGTGTTGCCATAACACCTTTTGAGAAATTATTGTTTTTGTTGATGAGCATAGAGTGTATTGATATTGGGACAAACTTAAGGGAAGTGAAAAGAAATCGCAAAGATGTTCTAAACCGTAAAAttaatcttttttcaaaaaataaaaaataaaataaaattctccACTTGTCTTTCTGGTTTGAAGTGGAGCCCGTTTACTTTTCTTAAAACAATGTAGTGGAAATTAATGTCATTGTTTCTATTAATTTCATTACTATTATTAAAAGGAAAGGTAAGGCAACACAAATCATTCTATGTATCATTTTGGCTGTCAGTCTACTTGGTTGTGGTTTTCAACGTGTTAGTTGGAAATTTCTAATTAGAGAGGAATTTGTCTAGTGAATAGATTGGATGTGCTTAAGATTTATTGACTCGCATAATTGCACTGTCATGAGTTTTCAGATATCAAACTACTCTAGGAATTTCTTGATGTGTTGCTTACAATTATCAGCCTTTGATGCCAGATATCTTCCAAGAAGCAGGCCTACCTCTCTGGCTACGCCCTTATGAAGTTTTGTGTACATCATCTTACACAGCTCTTATCGAAACTATTCCAGACACGGTAATTCTGTGCTTTGACATTTCAAATGAAATTTAGGGAGGCTATTTAGGTTATGCTTAGATTACCTTAGAATATATGTATCATATGTTGTGAAATCAAACTAGCCATGTAAGTAAGGAAATAATTTAGGAATTATATGCTGATTTCTTATAGTTCCTGATTTTTGACTTATTCAATTAAGTTTCTACTATTACGTTTACTAGGCTTGTCTTTCACTTTTAGTACTACTTGACCTTATTATTAGTATAGAGAGTATAGGCAAAATATTCTAATATATAGTTCACCTTATTAATAATATTTCCAGCTTAATATCggtctttttctctttattgcAGGCTTCTCTACATTCGATCAAGAGTAGATATCCCAACATCTCAAGTTTACGTGGGTTCTTTATTGCCAAGTATCAAGAAAATTCTCCAAGTTTCAAACTTGCCCAGGTAAATATAGAGATGCAAAGATATGCTGCATTATTGTGAACTGATCTTGTTAATCTGAAAAAATGTGCTACTAATTCTTAAATCTTAACTGTTCATTCTTCTTCTGGTATTGTATAGTGCATCATCTTCTAAATGTAAATGGTTATTTCCTCGTCTCTCGTTTGAATGATTTGCATGATGTTTCTTGTATCATTTTACTTATTATATGGTAAAAGACTTAATTCCATGTTAAAATTGGACAAGATATCTCTTCTGTGACAAAATGtaaccattttttttaattatttttgtatagAGGAACTTCGTTGAAAGTATGGCTGGATATTCCCTAGTCTGCTACCTTCTGCAGGTCTGAAACATCTGATCATGTACATGCATGAATTCATTCTTTATAACTGGTGCAGCACTGCATTAAATTGTGATTTGTGTCATTATTTCTGCTGTTTATTGTTGTTGTGGAGTTAGTTTTCTACCCActtatcattttttttgtttgttgtCATTCAGGTGAAGGATAGGCACAATGGGAACCTCTTATTGGATGAAGAAGGTCATATTATACATATTGATTTTGGCTTCATGCTTTCCAATTCACCTGGTGGTGTTAATTTTGAAAGTGCACCTTTCAAATTAACCCGAGAGCTTCTTGAGGTAAACTGAGATAATTTTCTGTCTGTTATTGACTTGATCTTTTTGTCATTCATTTGCTAAATGGTCAGCTCTATAAAATGAACAAATGCAATTGTGATAGGTCATGGATTCTGATGCTGAGGGCATtccaagtgaattctttgattATTTCAAGGTAGTAGTGGTGAATATACAGTCTGCAGCACATTACCTCTGCATTTATTAGCACTAAACATGTCCATTTTGTCCCTGTAACCCAGGTTTTATGCATTCAAGGCTTTCTTACTTGCCGTAAGCATGCTGAGCGAATAATTCTTCTTGTTGAGATGTTACAGGTATGTAATTGTTACCTCCCTGTGGTTCCTCCGACTGTCATATAACATGTATATAGTCTGCTTGTGAAGTTTTCTGTGATTTAAGGCTGATGCCCtttgtttttctcttctccctttttgttttgttttttgttt
This sequence is a window from Arachis stenosperma cultivar V10309 chromosome 10, arast.V10309.gnm1.PFL2, whole genome shotgun sequence. Protein-coding genes within it:
- the LOC130958104 gene encoding phosphatidylinositol 4-kinase beta 1-like isoform X3, coding for MVKLLGLSRVWADEPREITSRSNLTSETSENGWLIRFFDSSFFCEWIAVSYLYKHDHAGVRDYLCNRMYTLPLQGIESYLFQVCYMMIHKPSPSLDKFVIDICSKSLKIALKVHWFLLAELEDNDDDNDNEAISRMQEKCRIAATLMGEWVPLIRPQGSSSSVGGKNQVFNRFLSSTRRLSITPTPPPQKSMSFSPSSGKNLQVNVSPQSPDENNLFKKLLPSPKFRDALLFRKSAEKDDNDSEKDGFFKRLLRDSKGEDELGQKIRDAFHFRKSTEKYDEDSDKDNFFKRILRDNRGDDEDSEKDGFFKRLLRDNKGEVEGSPSSSDGIFKRLFRDSKNDSEDKTPTKMMAEEEKEGFFRKFLREKFEDKKDSNDEGENANSEERGAKHSEQDEKEGFFRKFVKDIFEDKKDANDKIEEGTATIEEEEPSEFPLFKRLFRVHPEDGKSSSTNENNGESSPGTENFFRKLFRDRERSVEDSELWGSNKQKEQKHPESPEKFATKPPLPFNQSHFRKVAYHESLEFVLSLCETSFGLVDVFPVEDRKHALHESLAEINLHLTEAQNTGGVCFPLGKGMYRVLYIPEDEAVLLNSREKAPYMICVEVLRCDMTSNSKDTSSPHKLSKGGIPLANGDALLPKPPPWAYPLWTTQEVYRNSNDRMSRSTARAIDQAMTHVSEAKVNFVSVSLSVESQLHVQPEKTEVDLHVSSRGPYSNSVGEMARGGRNSDVKCVRVVLTTDPGLRMEDIGEQAPRRRREHRRVPSTVAIEEVKAAAAKGEAPLGLPLKGAGQDSSDAQPRANGIARKASDALSGELWEAKKERIRKASIHGNSPGWDLRSVIVKSGDDCRQEHLAVQLISHFYDIFQEAGLPLWLRPYEVLCTSSYTALIETIPDTASLHSIKSRYPNISSLRGFFIAKYQENSPSFKLAQVKDRHNGNLLLDEEGHIIHIDFGFMLSNSPGGVNFESAPFKLTRELLEVMDSDAEGIPSEFFDYFKVLCIQGFLTCRKHAERIILLVEMLQDSGFPCFKNGPRTIQNLRKRFHLSLTEEQCVSLVLTLISSSLDAWRTRQYDYYQRVLNGIL
- the LOC130958104 gene encoding phosphatidylinositol 4-kinase beta 1-like isoform X1; protein product: MVKLLGLSRVWADEPREITSRSNLTSETSENGWLIRFFDSSFFCEWIAVSYLYKHDHAGVRDYLCNRMYTLPLQGIESYLFQVCYMMIHKPSPSLDKFVIDICSKSLKIALKVHWFLLAELEDNDDDNDNEAISRMQEKCRIAATLMGEWVPLIRPQGSSSSVGGKNQVFNRFLSSTRRLSITPTPPPQKSMSFSPSSGKNLQVNVSPQSPDENNLFKKLLPSPKFRDALLFRKSAEKDDNDSEKDGFFKRLLRDSKGEDELGQKIRDAFHFRKSTEKYDEDSDKDNFFKRILRDNRGDDEDSEKDGFFKRLLRDNKGEVEGSPSSSDGIFKRLFRDSKNDSEDKTPTKMMAEEEKEGFFRKFLREKFEDKKDSNDEGENANSEERGAKHSEQDEKEGFFRKFVKDIFEDKKDANDKIEEGTATIEEEEPSEFPLFKRLFRVHPEDGKSSSTNENNGESSPGTENFFRKLFRDRERSVEDSELWGSNKQKEQKHPESPEKFATKPPLPFNQSHFRKVAYHESLEFVLSLCETSFGLVDVFPVEDRKHALHESLAEINLHLTEAQNTGGVCFPLGKGMYRVLYIPEDEAVLLNSREKAPYMICVEVLRCDMTSNSKDTSSPHKLSKGGIPLANGDALLPKPPPWAYPLWTTQEVYRNSNDRMSRSTARAIDQAMTHVSEAKVNFVSVSLSVESQLHVQPEKTEVDLHVSSRGPYSNSVGEMARGGRNSDVKCVRVVLTTDPGLRMEDIGEQAPRRRREHRRVPSTVAIEEVKAAAAKGEAPLGLPLKGAGQDSSDAQPRANGIARKASDALSGELWEAKKERIRKASIHGNSPGWDLRSVIVKSGDDCRQEHLAVQLISHFYDIFQEAGLPLWLRPYEVLCTSSYTALIETIPDTASLHSIKSRYPNISSLRGFFIAKYQENSPSFKLAQRNFVESMAGYSLVCYLLQVKDRHNGNLLLDEEGHIIHIDFGFMLSNSPGGVNFESAPFKLTRELLEVMDSDAEGIPSEFFDYFKVLCIQGFLTCRKHAERIILLVEMLQDSGFPCFKNGPRTIQNLRKRFHLSLTEEQCVSLVLTLISSSLDAWRTRQYDYYQRVLNGIL
- the LOC130958104 gene encoding phosphatidylinositol 4-kinase beta 1-like isoform X2, giving the protein MVKLLGLSRVWADEPREITSRSNLTSETSENGWLIRFFDSSFFCEWIAVSYLYKHDHAGVRDYLCNRMYTLPLQGIESYLFQVCYMMIHKPSPSLDKFVIDICSKSLKIALKVHWFLLAELEDNDDDNDNEAISRMQEKCRIAATLMGEWVPLIRPQGSSSSVGGKNQVFNRFLSSTRRLSITPTPPPQKSMSFSPSSGKNLQVNVSPQSPDENNLFKKLLPSPKFRDALLFRKSAEKDDNDSEKDGFFKRLLRDSKGEDELGQKIRDAFHFRKSTEKYDEDSDKDNFFKRILRDNRGDDEDSEKDGFFKRLLRDNKGEVEGSPSSSDGIFKRLFRDSKNDSEDKTPTKMMAEEEKEGFFRKFLREKFEDKKDSNDEGENANSEERGAKHSEQDEKEGFFRKFVKDIFEDKKDANDKIEEGTATIEEEEPSEFPLFKRLFRVHPEDGKSSSTNENNGESSPGTENFFRKLFRDRERSVEDSELWGSNKQKEKHPESPEKFATKPPLPFNQSHFRKVAYHESLEFVLSLCETSFGLVDVFPVEDRKHALHESLAEINLHLTEAQNTGGVCFPLGKGMYRVLYIPEDEAVLLNSREKAPYMICVEVLRCDMTSNSKDTSSPHKLSKGGIPLANGDALLPKPPPWAYPLWTTQEVYRNSNDRMSRSTARAIDQAMTHVSEAKVNFVSVSLSVESQLHVQPEKTEVDLHVSSRGPYSNSVGEMARGGRNSDVKCVRVVLTTDPGLRMEDIGEQAPRRRREHRRVPSTVAIEEVKAAAAKGEAPLGLPLKGAGQDSSDAQPRANGIARKASDALSGELWEAKKERIRKASIHGNSPGWDLRSVIVKSGDDCRQEHLAVQLISHFYDIFQEAGLPLWLRPYEVLCTSSYTALIETIPDTASLHSIKSRYPNISSLRGFFIAKYQENSPSFKLAQRNFVESMAGYSLVCYLLQVKDRHNGNLLLDEEGHIIHIDFGFMLSNSPGGVNFESAPFKLTRELLEVMDSDAEGIPSEFFDYFKVLCIQGFLTCRKHAERIILLVEMLQDSGFPCFKNGPRTIQNLRKRFHLSLTEEQCVSLVLTLISSSLDAWRTRQYDYYQRVLNGIL